In Candidatus Binatia bacterium, the genomic window GTGTCGACAACGAGTCCCTTTTCCTGCTCGGCGGCGCTCATGCTCGGCTCAATGCCTGGAGAGGGCGATGATGGACGCGACCAGGGAGATGACGGAGCTCATCTGTGCGAGGTGGACCCAGATCGAGGTGCCTTCCTTCCGCGGGATGAACACGGTGTCCCCGGGCTCCAGGTGAGGATTGGACGACGCATCGCCCTTCTCGAAGTACTTGTTGAGATTGACCCGAATCCGCATCGATCGGTCACCCGACTGCCGGATCACCTGCACCTGGTTCTGGTCCGCGTCGGCGGCGACGCCGCCGCTCCGCACCACGGCGGTGACGAGGTCGGGGGCCTGATCGTACGGGAGCGGACCGGGGCGCAGCACGGCACCCGTCAGGAGCACGCTGGTGGCGTTCTGGCCCCGCGGCACGCGCACGGTGTCCCCGGGCCTCAGGCGCGGCAGGGTCTCGGTGCGGCTCTCGCGGATGGCGCTGGCGATGTCGATCGTCTCGGTCTTCCGGCCCCCGGCCGCGTCGCCGGGGATGAGCTCCACGGCGTTCAGGTTGGCGTCGTCCAGCGGGCCGCCGGCTTCGGCAATGGCGTCCCACACCGTCGGCATCTCCGCGAACGCGTAGATGCCGGGCAGGAGCACGGCGCCCAAAACGA contains:
- a CDS encoding polysaccharide biosynthesis/export family protein, yielding MTGIGRFHQNWKTGRKIRGRAWHRSVLTLAIAGLLSAVLAGAAAAQGSRLPAPSGSQEEPYRVGKGDVIRVDVPGHTDMSGSFTVADDGTVTVPNLGTIRVQGRTASEIRSDLGRRVSLIDRSSPPVTVTVAEFKSRKIFVLGAVLLPGIYAFAEMPTVWDAIAEAGGPLDDANLNAVELIPGDAAGGRKTETIDIASAIRESRTETLPRLRPGDTVRVPRGQNATSVLLTGAVLRPGPLPYDQAPDLVTAVVRSGGVAADADQNQVQVIRQSGDRSMRIRVNLNKYFEKGDASSNPHLEPGDTVFIPRKEGTSIWVHLAQMSSVISLVASIIALSRH